The Rhodopseudomonas palustris genome window below encodes:
- a CDS encoding DUF2312 domain-containing protein, with translation MATSAAAVQEDPATNFAKDQLRAIIERIERLEEEKKTISDDIRDVYAEAKGNGFDVKALRTIVRMRKQDANERAEQETILETYMQALGML, from the coding sequence ATGGCCACCTCCGCTGCCGCCGTCCAAGAGGATCCCGCGACCAATTTCGCCAAGGACCAGCTTCGGGCGATCATCGAGCGGATCGAACGTCTCGAGGAAGAGAAGAAGACGATCTCCGACGACATCCGCGACGTCTATGCGGAGGCCAAGGGCAACGGCTTCGACGTCAAGGCGCTGCGCACCATCGTCCGCATGCGCAAGCAGGACGCCAACGAACGCGCCGAGCAGGAGACGATCCTGGAAACCTACATGCAGGCGCTCGGGATGCTCTGA
- a CDS encoding DUF1036 domain-containing protein, with the protein MIITDSLPFRHIWARPAAAVTAALAFGALLCGSAPAAADFRLCNNTSSRVGIALGYKDVDGWTTEGWWNVSSRSCETLLRGALVARYYYIYALDYDRGGEWSGQAFMCSRDKEFTIKGTENCLARGFDRTGFFEVDTGEQRAWTVQLTESNEQNMQKLPGMPGAPGTGLPGIPPSPGRTAPATPGNPGEAGTKP; encoded by the coding sequence ATGATCATCACAGATTCCCTCCCCTTCCGGCATATCTGGGCCCGGCCCGCGGCCGCCGTGACGGCGGCGCTGGCCTTCGGCGCGCTGCTGTGCGGCAGCGCTCCGGCCGCCGCCGACTTCCGGCTGTGCAACAACACCTCGAGCCGGGTGGGAATCGCGCTGGGCTACAAGGACGTCGACGGCTGGACCACCGAGGGCTGGTGGAACGTGTCGTCGCGAAGCTGCGAGACGCTGCTCCGCGGCGCTCTGGTGGCGCGCTACTACTACATCTACGCGCTCGATTACGACCGCGGCGGCGAGTGGTCGGGCCAGGCCTTCATGTGCTCGCGCGACAAGGAATTCACCATCAAGGGGACCGAGAACTGCCTGGCGCGCGGCTTCGACCGCACCGGCTTCTTCGAGGTCGACACCGGCGAGCAACGGGCCTGGACCGTGCAATTGACTGAAAGTAACGAACAGAACATGCAGAAGCTGCCGGGAATGCCCGGGGCGCCGGGGACCGGCTTGCCGGGCATTCCTCCGTCGCCGGGCCGCACCGCCCCCGCCACGCCTGGCAATCCAGGCGAGGCCGGGACCAAGCCATGA
- a CDS encoding DUF882 domain-containing protein, whose translation MPRAGYGAVLTTALLLAGAGSVHDASAVGDSRTLSFHHTHSGESLTVTFKRSGRYDEDALKQLNHFLRDWRSQEQTVMDRQLFDILWEVYRDVDAKQPIQIISAYRSPATNAMLRRRSSGVARHSQHMQGHAMDFFIPGVALEQIRFAGLRLQRGGVGFYPTSGSPFVHLDTGGIRHWPRMTPDQLARVFPDGRTVHIPSNGKPLRGYELALADIEKRRDGSTVAPAKSNFLAALFGGKSRDDEDEAAATAAPSGAKPMADIKVAAADAVAAAAGVKPADVGSSDPVPMPRAKPAGAIQLASAGNVVLPAPRPAQAAKAEAKTAEPKTAESKTADAKPQSPADIINARGFWDDIPVAPKQASPAQVAAISARQALAAADKSEQAAAMNALAYAPMAQDNSSQHAQTRHPHVVTASAPLPPTRASLQRHAAVSGKVDSVIGKSSGQGKTVIATSARLAAAGSRDNDVWIRAMILMPRAMHTAATVIGDPDMTLLSGYLAKPEATLATSFADDPQPGLYADAFSGSAVATLTTTAFPGDASR comes from the coding sequence GACGACGGCATTGCTGCTGGCGGGCGCCGGCTCGGTCCACGACGCATCAGCGGTCGGCGACAGCCGGACCCTGTCGTTCCACCACACCCATTCGGGCGAAAGCCTCACGGTCACCTTCAAGCGCAGCGGCCGTTACGACGAAGACGCGCTGAAGCAGCTCAATCATTTCCTGCGCGACTGGCGGTCCCAGGAACAGACCGTGATGGACCGCCAACTGTTCGACATTCTGTGGGAAGTGTACCGGGACGTCGACGCCAAACAGCCGATCCAGATCATCTCCGCGTACCGCTCCCCTGCCACCAACGCCATGCTGCGCCGCCGCTCCTCGGGTGTGGCGCGCCACAGCCAGCACATGCAGGGCCACGCGATGGACTTCTTCATCCCGGGCGTGGCGCTGGAGCAGATCCGGTTCGCCGGCCTGCGGCTGCAGCGCGGCGGCGTCGGGTTCTATCCGACTTCCGGCTCGCCTTTCGTTCATCTCGATACCGGCGGTATCCGGCACTGGCCGCGGATGACCCCCGACCAGCTTGCCCGCGTGTTCCCGGACGGCCGCACCGTCCACATCCCGTCCAACGGCAAGCCGCTGCGTGGCTACGAGCTGGCGCTGGCGGACATCGAGAAGCGCCGCGACGGGAGCACCGTGGCCCCGGCCAAGAGCAACTTCCTCGCCGCGCTGTTCGGCGGCAAGTCGCGTGACGACGAGGACGAAGCCGCCGCGACAGCGGCACCGTCCGGTGCCAAGCCGATGGCCGACATCAAGGTTGCGGCTGCCGATGCGGTTGCGGCTGCGGCCGGCGTCAAGCCGGCCGACGTCGGCTCCAGCGATCCGGTGCCGATGCCGCGCGCCAAGCCCGCCGGCGCCATCCAGCTCGCCTCCGCCGGCAACGTCGTATTGCCGGCGCCGCGCCCGGCCCAAGCTGCGAAGGCAGAGGCCAAGACTGCGGAGCCGAAGACGGCAGAATCGAAGACCGCCGACGCCAAGCCGCAGAGCCCGGCCGACATCATCAACGCCCGCGGGTTCTGGGACGACATTCCGGTGGCGCCGAAGCAGGCGAGCCCGGCCCAGGTCGCCGCCATCAGCGCCCGCCAGGCACTGGCCGCCGCCGACAAATCAGAACAGGCCGCCGCGATGAATGCGCTAGCCTACGCGCCGATGGCCCAGGACAATTCCTCCCAGCACGCCCAGACCCGCCATCCGCATGTCGTCACCGCAAGCGCCCCGCTGCCGCCGACGCGCGCATCGCTGCAGCGGCACGCCGCGGTATCGGGCAAGGTCGACAGTGTGATCGGCAAGTCGTCTGGTCAGGGCAAGACGGTGATCGCAACCTCGGCACGGCTCGCCGCCGCCGGCAGCCGCGACAACGACGTCTGGATTCGCGCCATGATCCTGATGCCGCGGGCGATGCACACCGCTGCCACCGTGATCGGCGATCCCGACATGACGTTGCTGAGCGGCTATCTGGCCAAGCCCGAGGCGACACTGGCCACCAGCTTCGCCGACGATCCGCAGCCCGGCCTCTACGCCGACGCTTTCAGCGGCTCGGCGGTGGCGACGCTGACCACCACGGCATTTCCGGGCGACGCGTCCCGCTGA
- a CDS encoding DUF1244 domain-containing protein has translation MDDSTRTELEAAAFRRLVAHLRERTDVQNIDLMNLAGFCRNCLSNWLKDAADAQGVALSREESREAVYGMPYEAWKAKYQSVATPDQVEAFKKSHPHSH, from the coding sequence ATGGACGACAGCACCCGGACCGAATTGGAAGCGGCGGCGTTTCGCCGTCTGGTGGCGCATCTGCGCGAACGCACCGACGTCCAGAACATCGACCTGATGAATCTCGCCGGGTTCTGTCGCAACTGTCTGTCGAACTGGCTGAAGGACGCCGCAGATGCGCAGGGCGTGGCACTGAGCCGGGAGGAGAGCCGCGAGGCGGTCTACGGTATGCCGTACGAAGCCTGGAAGGCGAAGTATCAGAGCGTTGCCACGCCGGACCAGGTCGAAGCGTTCAAGAAATCTCACCCGCACAGTCACTGA